The following DNA comes from Cyanobacteriota bacterium.
CTGTATGAACAAACCTATCCTAGTCAAGAATTTCTTGACCTAGTGCCGATGGTGCGCCAGTTTCTTCAAGAGGCAGGCAGTAGTGCATCTCGTAACATTGTCCGTGCTTG
Coding sequences within:
- a CDS encoding glucokinase → MATLLAGDIGGTKTILRLVTSTPSGSALPTLTTLYEQTYPSQEFLDLVPMVRQFLQEAGSSASRNIVRA